GCACTTTTTGCATTACGAACAACAATAGTACCGTCTTTCGACACCAGTTCTCCGTCGCTTATCACTTTTAATCTTGCTTCAAAAGTTACTTTACTCTCCGGATAAGGAGCGCCGGCTCTCACTTTTTCATCCGGATAATTATTGGCAAGACCCTTAATCACAATTACATTTCCATCAACAGAAACATCAAATTTATTGTGTGGTGTATCCAACCTTACCGAAAATTCCAGTGCCTCTTTTTGCGATGCTTCCAGTTGAATAAGAAGCGCCTGATCGGGTTCCGAAGACAAAATTTCACGTGAGTAGTTCACCCCATTCAAATCATATGAAACACTAGCCAGTGCGTTCTCCAAATCGAGTTTACGGGTATAATTACTTACATTTTCGTGGTTTGGAAAATTCAGTATAATATTTCCAAAAGGCTGGTAACAAAGCTGTCCCAAAGGTTCCGACATAAATTTCTCATTTCCTAATTTATGTGCTTCTTCCTGTTTTCCATCCCAAAGCAACTCACGCAATTTATCCAAAACCCGGTAGGCTTCTTTGTGCGAATAATCATGCGGCTGGCCTGTCCAAAGTGTTTCCTCGTTAAACTGAATGGTTTCAACTTCGGTACCTCCGTACACCATTGCACCCAAACGACCATTTCCAACCGGCAAAGCTTCTGTCCAGCTTTCGGCCGGTTCGTTGTACCAAAGTACCAGCGACGGATCTATTTCATTTACTTGTTGGGTATCGCAGTTACACGAGAATTGAGGTAAAAGGCATAAAATCAGGATAAAAACCGAGAAGTATTTCATGATTGTAAATAAGTTTGTTTTGATTCGTGTCAAATTTACAATTAATAAAATAAAAAATCCATTCATTCATATCCTGAAAAGTTGAAAGAAAGATATGCCAACATAAACTTTTTGTTCTACTCTTTTACGGAACAGTAAAATAGTCTTGTTCTATTTTTCCAGAATAAAGCTAGCTTTTAATAACTGATCAGAGTTTCCTCCAATAAATACTTCAAATTCGCCGGGTTCTGAGTCAAAATGAAGCTGGCTGTTGTAAAAACGCAAATCCTTTTCTGAAATTTCGAAGCTAACAGTTTTACTTTCTCCTTTCAGAATCATTTCTTTTTTGAATCCTTTTAACTCTTTCATTGGGCGCGTAATGGATGCAACAACATCGCGAATGTAAAGCTGGATCACTTCTTCTCCGTCAAAATTTCCCGTATTTTTTACATCTACACTAACTTGAATTGCTCCTTCAGAAGTAAGCTTTGTGCTGCTCATTTGAAGATTTGAATAGGCGAATTGTGTATAACTCAATCCGTATCCAAAAGGGAAAAGCGGGGAGTTTGATACGTCGAGATAGTTCGATTTGAATTTGGTAAATGTTTCGCCAGCCTGTGGCCGTCCGGTATTCCGAATGGCATAATACAGCGGTATTTGTCCAACATTTCGGGGGAAAGTAGCAGCCAGCTTTCCGGAGGGATTACAATCGCCAAAAACAACATCGGCAATCGCATTTCCGGCTTCAACACCCGGATGCCAGGTAAATAAAATGGCATCGGCCAATTCGTTTTCCTCCGAAATTGCCAACGGGCGACCACTCATAATAACCAATACCAATGGTTTGCCAGTTTTCGACAACTCGCGAATAAGTTTCTTTTGACACTCAGGAATCGTAATTTCAGAACGGCTGGCAGATTCGCCACTCATTTCAGAAGCTTCGCCAACTACCGCAACAATTACATCGGCCTTTTTTGCCGCTGCTACTGCTTCGCGTATCATTTGTTCCGGAGAACGTTTATCGATGTTTACCTTTGGCCCGAAAACATTTATCTTTTCAGCATATTGAGTATCATCAACAATATTTGCACCCTTGGCATAAAGTACTTCTACATCGTTTCCAATTACATTATTAAATCCCTTAATTACGGTTATGGCCTCGGAATGATCGCCGGTTGGAGCCCAGGTTCCCAGCATGTTATTCTGACTGTCGGCCAGCGGTCCAACCAAAGCCACTTTTCCCGACTTTTTTAGGGGCAAAACCTGCTTGTTATTTTTCAACAGAACAAATGAATGGGCAGCAGTTTCGCGCGCAGCAGCCCGATTTTCCTTCGTTAAGATGTCTTTCTCTGGTCGCGATTCATCGATATAACGATACGGATCGTCAAACAAGCCTAATTTGTATTTAGCCTCCAGCACTCTTCGGCAAGCAGTGTTTATATTTTCTTCAGAAACTTTGCCTTCCTTCAACGATTTTTCAAGCGTAGTAAGAAAACCTTCGCCCACCATATCCATATCGAGTCCGGCATTTAGAGCAAGAGCCGAAACAGCTTGTAAATCACCCAAACCATGCGCAATCATCTCATTCACCGAGGTATAATCGGAAACCACAAAACCATCGAAGTTCCACTCACCGCGCAACAAATCGCTTAAAAGCCATTTGTTTCCACTTGCCGGAATTCCGTCCACATCGTTAAACGACGACATAACACAACCTGCTCCGGCATCAATTGCAGCTTTGTATGCAGGCAAATATTCGTTATACATTTTTAATCGGCTCATGTCAACCGAATTGTAATCGCGCCCGGCCTCGGCTGCGCCGTATAAAGCGAAATGTTTAACGGTCGCCATCATTGTATTTTCGGCCGAAACATCGTTTTGCTGGTAGCCGTTTACCATGGCTTTGGCAATTTGTGAACCCAGATACGGATCTTCGCCTGATCCTTCGGAGATGCGCCCCCAGCGCGGATCACGCGAAATATCAACCATGGGCGAAAAGTTCCAGAAAATACCATCGGCAGTAGCTTCTTTGGCAGCTATTTGTGCTGCTTGTTCAATTCGTTCCATGTCCCAGCTGCAGGCCATTCCCAAGGGTATTGGGAAAATGGTTTTGTATCCGTGAATTACATCGGAACCAAACAGCATTGGAATTTTCAGGCGGCTTTCTTCCACTGCCAGTTTTTGTGCCTGCCGAACTTTTTCGGGACCGTAAACACCAAAAATGCCGCCAACATTTCCGTTCCTGATCTTCGTTTCCACATCGCTGCTAACCACCGATCCGGTTAAAATTCCACCGCCCGGTGTAACCAAATTTAATTGGCCTATTTTTTCCTGAATGGTCATTTCGTTCATCAGTTTACTGATAAACATGTCCATTTCAGCATCTTTATTTTCGGTTTTTTGACTTTGGCACGACACCAAAACAATCAAACTTAATACTGCCAGTTTGTATAACTTCATCTTCGAGGTTTTTTGTAGATTTTATTCAACTTTCAGAATTTCCGACTGTTCCGAAATTCCATTTTCATTAAATGATTCGATTGAAAAATAGTAGCTTGTATTTTTATCCAGACAGCGCATCAGCAAATCTGTATTGTCGTAAATAAGCCACGAATTATAGAGTTTGTCGGGAGCAATTCCCCAGTACACGTTATAACCTTGTGCTCCTTCAACCTTTTCCCAACTGAGTTGTGCATCCCGCCGGTCTTCCAAACGTTGTACATTAAAATTTTTCACTTTTGACGGATTCTTTCCAAATCCTTTCCCAAATACCCGCACTTCCGACAAAGCCAGGTTATTACCCGGTACTTCTACATTTTTGTATCTCACAAATTTTGCACGAACTGCCTGGTTAAGTACGATATAAGCGTTGGGAGTATCTTTGTAACTTTTACACCGGTCAACTACCGTTTTCCAGTTTGTACCATCCTCCGAAACCTCAATACTAAAACGATGCCGTAAGCCTTCTGTTCTGGTGTAAATGCCCGATTCGTGATCGTGATAGTTGAGCTGAATGGCATAAATATCTCCGGGTTGCAGCAACTCTATCTTTACCCATTGCTGATCGTTATTGGCTTCGGCTACCCAAAACGATTTGGGGCTTTCATCCGTTAGCACATCAGAAACGATCTCTCCGGCACTGTTTTTTACAAGCGGCATTTCTGTTATTTGAAAATCGTCGTCGGTTGATGTACTTTTTACGATTTGCATTTTTGATGAAGACACGGTTACTTTTCCTTTATACGATAGTAACATCCATCCACAATGTTTTCCTGCTTTTGTTGGATGACCGGGACCAAAACGAGGATAATCGCCGTAGTGCGTATTGGAATGCATCAAATTATCATCATCAAAATAGGCCGGAAACATACACAAACGCCGCTCCCAATGCGAGTTGGAAGCCAATGCCATTGTAGCAAAATGCCAGTACTGCCCGTTTGTTTCTTTAACGGTAATTCCGTGTCCGGCACCGTTTGTAAAACCACCCGGTTTAAAACTCATCGGATTGTTTTTCATATAAGAAAAGGGACCAAGAGGCGATTCACCAATATAAACACCATCGCCGTATACATTAAACTGGGTGCCCGGTGCAGCATATTGCAGGTAGTATTTCCCATTGTGTTTGGTCATTGAGGCGCCCTCCATATACCCTTCTTTTAAAGTGGGATGAAAGTTGTTTTCGCCAAAACGTTCCCAACCGTGCTCGGCTTCATCAAGGTTTATGAGTTCTTTTTTTACTCCGGTTTCCAGCATCCGGTCGTCTTTATTAAGTTCTTTCACCTGAATGGGATATACATTTGACGATCCCCAGTACAAATAGGTTTTTCCATCGTCGTCTATAAACAATTCTGAATCCTGAAGATTGTTTGAGATGGATGCTGTTGGTGTCCATTTTCCACCTTTGGGATCATCGGTATATAGAATGCTTCCATAACCCGCCGGATCGCCGGCAAAATACAAAATGGAATCTTTGTAATTAAATGCAGTTGGTGCATTACATCCTTCGAAAAACCATTGAACAGGTTTAATAAATTCCCAGTTGAGCAAATCGGTGGAACGCCAGTAACCAAACGAGCGTGTAACAAACATGTAATATTCTCCGCGAAACTCGACAACTGCAGGATCGGCTCCCGAACGGTACGAAATGTTCCGACTTGAATTATAAACCATGTAAGTATAGTCGATATCCAGAGGATTACAATACGTTTCGGAATACTGTTGTGCAGTTGAATTTACAACATTAAAAAGCAACGCAAGAAATAGATACAGCCCGATTTTCTTCATAAAATTGTTTTATTTCCGGATAATTAACTTCTGCCTGTTTCTGTTTTTCCCATCCTCCATTTCAACCACATAAACACCATTTTTTAAATCAGAACAATCGATGTTTACCTGGTTTGATATAGTATTAATCGGAACCTTTTTTACCAGCCCGCCATTAATTGCATAAAACTTTATTTCACCGGCCGTTCCGATTGTATTAAGCTTAATACTAAGTTTATCGCTTGCAGGATTTGGATACATAACAAAATCAGTACGATTTTCGATCTCCTTTGTTTCCGTAATTACTTCATATTGAAAACCCAATTTGTCCAGACCTGCCTGTACATCGGCATCTTTCATCACATTTTTCCAAAGCAAACCGGTCCGGTAATTTTCAATCATGATTACAATTGGTCCCTGATCTATTCCAATATACGATTCTTTTACCCAATTGCGGCTATCGTTAAATGCATCGTACGGTCCGTATTTCCCAAATAATTCGGCACCCCGTTCGCGGTAGAAATAGTTCAATGCTTTTAAGGATTCAACAGGAGTATAAGGCATACTTGCCAAAGCAGCAGTGGGGCTCACAGTTCCGTTGTCGTTGTCCATAGGTTTGTGAGCGGTGTAACCATCCGGATCGTCGCTGGCTGTTAATCCCCAGCAATTTTCGCTGTAATTTTCAAAACTTAAGGGATTGGCTTTTGCATATTCGTAATGAATTTTTGCAGTGTTTACATGCTCCTGCCAATAATTTGCATATTCGTCGGTTAACCCTCGCGGATTTATTCCGTGGTGACTGTAATGTATCCAAAACAAAGGTCCGCCCCAGTTTCGGGCTAAATTTATTTCAAGTCCATAATAAGTTCTACCCGGATTTACCATATTCCCGTTTTGTGCCCAACCATTGGTATACACTGCCTTTGGAATAGAATACGTTGGCGATGATGCAGCCATAATGTAGGTTCCCAAACATTCGTTCCAACCACTTACTTTCATGTTCTTTTGAAAATCGGTATTTGGCGACCAATGCCAGAACAGCACATTCTGATTTCCGTTTCGGTACCAGTCCCATTCTATTTCCTTCCACAATTTATCGGCCTTCCCGCGAATTTGAACCGATTTGGCATCCGTACCTGAGAAGTAATTTTTGAGAGCAACAAGTGCCTGTGCTACAAACGACGTTTCCACAAGGTCGCCCCCATCATCGTCGGGAGTAAAAGGCTGGGTTCTGTATGTATCGGCATTGTACCAATGCGACCAGGCTCCGTGATGTTTTTCGCAGTTATCAAGGAATTTCAAAATTTTTATAATCCGGTCCTTTATTTCCTCTTTGGGGCGGTATTCCCGTTCGTGCGCCACAATCATTGCCATTAAACCAAATCCGGTGGCTCCCGAAGCAGCCGTTACGCCGTTTCCATTTGAACGTTCCAGCGCCATTCCGCTTGCCTGATGTGCACCCTCCCAAAAATAACGAAACGAATACTCCTGAATCATATTTAACAGTTCATCATCCGAAAAATCCCAAACTTCAGTACTTTGTTCATTAGGCTCCGATTCTTTGTTTTGACTCACGGCAACCAGTTTATATACTATGCTGGAATTTTTTGCCGTTGCCGGAACAAAATCAAGATAATAGCTTTCGGATGTTTCTTTTCGCAACTCAAAAGTTTGCCCGCCATCAAACGAAGCATAAACGCGATAAAGCAGTCCTGCCGTGGGCTGAGTCCAACTCAAATCAACGTGGCTATCGTAACCTTTGAGCAGAAATTCGGTAACCGGCGGAACAGTTTCAATACTTTTAAAAGCGGTGATTTCGTCGATTAATAGTAAGCGAGCACTGTTGTTGCTTTCCGACTGGTTAAAAACCACTGCTTTGCTTTGAGTGAAATCCAGACCGGGATTATTTTCAATAATGGTGTCCAGGGGAAAAGTAATCCGTGTCCACTCCGCTGCCGGCACATTGTTGTTAAAATCGGCCAGAGCATACAACTCCGAAGTACCACCTTCGCCAAACAATCCGATAAGCGGAAGTGCCGATTTGGGCAATTCTGTTTCGGAATAAATGTAAAACGAGAGTGAATCGAGTGTTGAAATATCGGCTGCAGCCCAGCTTTTTCGGTGAATGGTTACTTTCCAATTGCCATTTTCAGCCGATACGTAATTAAATTTGAGCGAGGTATTTCCCTTAAAAGCAATTGCAGAACATGGTACTTTATCGTTCCATAAACTTGGTGATCCGCCAGGAGGATAGGTATGCTTAAAACTGCTTCCTCCCAGATTATTCACATCTACAATTCCCTGGTCGTAAAAATTTGCATCGGTGCCTTCATCAAAAAAGTACACTTCCTGCGCATTCCCAAAACTTACAAGGAAAAAGAGGATTGCCGGTATGATAAAGTATTTAGTCATTTAGTTGGTTTAGCTTATTTTTTAATAGGTGAAGCCCAGTTTTTGCAAACCCTGCTGCACATCTTCATTTTTCATAAACAACTCCCAAAGCAAACCGGTTCGATAGTTTTCAATCATTACCGGAATTGGGCCCTGGTCAATGGCCAGATATCTTGGCAAATACCAGTTATCCGTTTCACTGTATGCATCGTACGGACCATATTTACCAATCAATGTATCTGCTTTGGTGTATAAATATTTTAGAAACTGCATTGATTCTTCAGGAGTATATGGAAATGACGATAAGGCAGCAGTTGGCGAAATTACTCCAAGATCGCTTTCTCCGGGATGATGCCCGGCGTATCCGTTCATCGAATAACTGGACGTAAAACCCCATTGTTTTTCGCCATAACCTTTAAATCCTTTGGGATTGTCGAGCGCATATTTATAATGAATGAGTGCCTGGTTACGGTTTAGTTCCCAATAATCGGCATAGGTATCTTTTAAACCTTTTGGATTTAATCCGAGGTAGGAATAGTGCGCCCAAAACAATGGCCCTGTTGGATCATCGTTGTGTTCGTAAAAGTTAAGAACTGTATTTAAACCATAGTAAACCGTATCGTTTGCAATTTTACCACCACGTGCCCAACCTTTGTGATAAACACTTGGCTGAATTGGGTGAGTTGGCGACGAAGCAGCCAGCACATACATAATCAAACATTCATTGTAGCCTCCCACCGGGAAATTCATTTCCCATCCGTAATTTGGCGACCAGTGCCAGTACAAAACATCTTTCCCCTGCGTGTACCAGTCCCACTCAACATCGTGCCACAAACTGTTGATATCTTCAACCAGCTTTTGCTCTTCGGCGTTTCCGGTTTTAAAATATTCTGCTACCGTTAAAAGTCCCTGGATCATAAACGCCGTTTCTACCAAATCGCCACCGTCATCTTTTTTACTAAAAGGAGTAACTTTTCCGGTTGGCCCGTCGAGCCAATGTGGCCATGCTCCATGAAAACGATCGGCTTTCCCAAGATAATCTACAATCTTTCGGTACCTTTCAGATGCTTGCTCACGTGTAATAAATCCGCGTTCCAAACCCACAAGAATGGCCATTACTCCAAAACCCGATCCGCCCAGAGTAATTACATCCTGATCGTTTTGAGGATAAAAATTATCTAAATGAATGCGTTCGCGTGCCAGACCGGAATGAGGTTCGGCACCGTCCCAAAAATATTGAAACGTTTGGTATTGAACAGTGTCGAGCAATTGATTATCGCTTAATTCACTCGTGTTTGTGCCTGATTTTTCCACCGTTCTGTTTTTTTGCGAACATGCTGAAAACAAAAGCAAAACAAAAGCGATAGCTAAAAAGTTTTTCATTCGTATTTAATTAACTATAAACAAAAAGCTTATAAAAAAGGGCTGCCCGAAAGCTACGGTGCAGCCCTTTCATCTAACCAAACTATACTAAAGTAGTAAAACTTATTTCTCGTCGTTATAAACAGCCTGTACTTCTGCCTGCGTCAGTGCTTTATTAAAGAACCTGATTTCATCAAATAAACTCAGGTCTGATAAGTGGTTCCAGTAGCTGAATGTTTCGCCGCCTGCACCAATGGTAAGCGTTTCGCAATCGGTCCAGTCAAATCCTGCCATTTCTGAAGATCTCATTTCTTCACCATTAAAATAGATGGTGTTTTTTGTTTGCGAAATGGTAATGGCAACGTGTACCCAATCGCCGGCTGTTACATCAATAACGTCACCGTCATTCCAGCTTTCGCCTGCTCCGGTTCCAACATTCAATTTAATACGCTGCTCGGTGGCACTTCCTTCGCGGAACAAACGGAAACCCTGGTTTCGGCTGTCGGCTGAAGCTCCAACACTTATTATTCCAGCCCTGTCGGGAGTAGAATTAACATTCACCCAAAGTGTTGCACTAAATTCGTCGGCTTTAAATCTTTCTGCCGGGAAAGTGATGTACGAATCGGTAGCACCTGCAAAAGCCTGACCCGATTTACCGGCGTTAAATCCGGTGGTTCCAACCTGGCCTGCTGACTCGCCTGTTACCCAATCCATGTAGTTTCCTTCGAATGGAAGATAGAAAACCTCACCTGAATATTTTGGTTCGTACGGTTTGTCGTTGTTGATAATGGTTTGAATTTCGCCGGCAGTTAAAGCTTTATCAAAGAATCGTAGTTCGTCGATGTAACTAAAATCCGACAAGTGGTTCCAGTAGCTGAATGTTTCGCCACCTGCACCAATTGTAATGTTCTCGCAACCTGTCCAATCCAAAGCTCCTGTCATATCCGAAGAACGTACTTCGGCACCGTTAATAAAAATGCTGTTTTTTGTATCCGAAATGGTAAAGGCAATGTGCACCCATTCGCCAGCAGTGGCATCTATCACATCTCCATCGTTCCAGCTTTCACCGGTTCCAATTCCCACATTTAATTTTATCCGTTGCTCGGTTGCACTTCCTTCGCGGAACAGGCGGAATCCCTGATTTCTGGAATCGGCAGAAGCACCTGTTGACAAAATGCCGGCACGTGTTGGATTTGCATCAACATAATACCAGAAAGCAGCACTAAATTCGGTACTTTTTAATCCTTCGGTTGGGAAAGTCAGGTACGAATCAACAGTTCCTTTATATGCATTTACGCCATCGCCCGAAATAATACTTGTTCCTGCAAATCCAGGATTGCCAACTTCGGTTGCATTTTTAAAACTGATCATTTCCATGTATTCGTTGTCGAAAGGCATAAAAAATACCTCGCCATCATACAACGGGCTGTAAGGTGGTGCCTTCTGAAAGTTCACCGTTTTTGAAGAACTTTTGTTTTCCAAATCGGTGGCAGTAACAACAAGTGTGTGCTCGCCGTTTGTAACCTGGTCAAATGTTAACTCTTCAACCGATCTTCTGTAATCTTTAAAACTACTGTACGCGGCAATCTCGTTTCCATCAATTTTTACCGAAATCGAGCCAATTTCAATGTCATCAGTTACTTCGAATTTAATGTCGATCGAAGCCACAAGTTCGGGCACCTGAATTAATGTGCCTTCCACTGGAAAACTGATTGTAATTTCAGGAGCATCTTCATCGGCTCCCGGGGCAACCGCAGATATCTCATCGATGTAATTCTGGTCGCATGCATTGAATGTAAAAACCGTCAATGCAAGTATTATTAATTTTATATATGTCTTCATTTTACTTCGTTTTATTGGATTCCTTCTCCCAATTGTGGTAATTCAGCAACCTGATCTGCCGGGAACGGCAAATAAGCTTTATCCATGGTAAACACTTTTCCTTCGTGCGAAAGTTCTGCAGTGTTTTCTGTACGTACCATGTCGTAATAACGTGTGCCCCATTCCATTGCCAATTCAGCAAATTTTTCGTCCAGCACATTTTGTGTTGTCACACCCGAAAGGTTACTTAATCCGGCACGTGCACGAACCAAATTCACAGCCTGGTCAGCACTTAGCGAAATGCTGCTTGAAGCACCTCTTGTCATGGCTTCGGCGTACATCAACAATACTTCGGCATACCTTATTGCGATAAAGTTTTTATTGCTGCCAAGCGATGTTCTGCCGGGTA
The sequence above is a segment of the uncultured Draconibacterium sp. genome. Coding sequences within it:
- the bglX gene encoding beta-glucosidase BglX, with the protein product MKLYKLAVLSLIVLVSCQSQKTENKDAEMDMFISKLMNEMTIQEKIGQLNLVTPGGGILTGSVVSSDVETKIRNGNVGGIFGVYGPEKVRQAQKLAVEESRLKIPMLFGSDVIHGYKTIFPIPLGMACSWDMERIEQAAQIAAKEATADGIFWNFSPMVDISRDPRWGRISEGSGEDPYLGSQIAKAMVNGYQQNDVSAENTMMATVKHFALYGAAEAGRDYNSVDMSRLKMYNEYLPAYKAAIDAGAGCVMSSFNDVDGIPASGNKWLLSDLLRGEWNFDGFVVSDYTSVNEMIAHGLGDLQAVSALALNAGLDMDMVGEGFLTTLEKSLKEGKVSEENINTACRRVLEAKYKLGLFDDPYRYIDESRPEKDILTKENRAAARETAAHSFVLLKNNKQVLPLKKSGKVALVGPLADSQNNMLGTWAPTGDHSEAITVIKGFNNVIGNDVEVLYAKGANIVDDTQYAEKINVFGPKVNIDKRSPEQMIREAVAAAKKADVIVAVVGEASEMSGESASRSEITIPECQKKLIRELSKTGKPLVLVIMSGRPLAISEENELADAILFTWHPGVEAGNAIADVVFGDCNPSGKLAATFPRNVGQIPLYYAIRNTGRPQAGETFTKFKSNYLDVSNSPLFPFGYGLSYTQFAYSNLQMSSTKLTSEGAIQVSVDVKNTGNFDGEEVIQLYIRDVVASITRPMKELKGFKKEMILKGESKTVSFEISEKDLRFYNSQLHFDSEPGEFEVFIGGNSDQLLKASFILEK
- a CDS encoding family 43 glycosylhydrolase, coding for MKKIGLYLFLALLFNVVNSTAQQYSETYCNPLDIDYTYMVYNSSRNISYRSGADPAVVEFRGEYYMFVTRSFGYWRSTDLLNWEFIKPVQWFFEGCNAPTAFNYKDSILYFAGDPAGYGSILYTDDPKGGKWTPTASISNNLQDSELFIDDDGKTYLYWGSSNVYPIQVKELNKDDRMLETGVKKELINLDEAEHGWERFGENNFHPTLKEGYMEGASMTKHNGKYYLQYAAPGTQFNVYGDGVYIGESPLGPFSYMKNNPMSFKPGGFTNGAGHGITVKETNGQYWHFATMALASNSHWERRLCMFPAYFDDDNLMHSNTHYGDYPRFGPGHPTKAGKHCGWMLLSYKGKVTVSSSKMQIVKSTSTDDDFQITEMPLVKNSAGEIVSDVLTDESPKSFWVAEANNDQQWVKIELLQPGDIYAIQLNYHDHESGIYTRTEGLRHRFSIEVSEDGTNWKTVVDRCKSYKDTPNAYIVLNQAVRAKFVRYKNVEVPGNNLALSEVRVFGKGFGKNPSKVKNFNVQRLEDRRDAQLSWEKVEGAQGYNVYWGIAPDKLYNSWLIYDNTDLLMRCLDKNTSYYFSIESFNENGISEQSEILKVE
- a CDS encoding glucoamylase family protein, translated to MTKYFIIPAILFFLVSFGNAQEVYFFDEGTDANFYDQGIVDVNNLGGSSFKHTYPPGGSPSLWNDKVPCSAIAFKGNTSLKFNYVSAENGNWKVTIHRKSWAAADISTLDSLSFYIYSETELPKSALPLIGLFGEGGTSELYALADFNNNVPAAEWTRITFPLDTIIENNPGLDFTQSKAVVFNQSESNNSARLLLIDEITAFKSIETVPPVTEFLLKGYDSHVDLSWTQPTAGLLYRVYASFDGGQTFELRKETSESYYLDFVPATAKNSSIVYKLVAVSQNKESEPNEQSTEVWDFSDDELLNMIQEYSFRYFWEGAHQASGMALERSNGNGVTAASGATGFGLMAMIVAHEREYRPKEEIKDRIIKILKFLDNCEKHHGAWSHWYNADTYRTQPFTPDDDGGDLVETSFVAQALVALKNYFSGTDAKSVQIRGKADKLWKEIEWDWYRNGNQNVLFWHWSPNTDFQKNMKVSGWNECLGTYIMAASSPTYSIPKAVYTNGWAQNGNMVNPGRTYYGLEINLARNWGGPLFWIHYSHHGINPRGLTDEYANYWQEHVNTAKIHYEYAKANPLSFENYSENCWGLTASDDPDGYTAHKPMDNDNGTVSPTAALASMPYTPVESLKALNYFYRERGAELFGKYGPYDAFNDSRNWVKESYIGIDQGPIVIMIENYRTGLLWKNVMKDADVQAGLDKLGFQYEVITETKEIENRTDFVMYPNPASDKLSIKLNTIGTAGEIKFYAINGGLVKKVPINTISNQVNIDCSDLKNGVYVVEMEDGKNRNRQKLIIRK
- a CDS encoding glucoamylase family protein; the encoded protein is MKNFLAIAFVLLLFSACSQKNRTVEKSGTNTSELSDNQLLDTVQYQTFQYFWDGAEPHSGLARERIHLDNFYPQNDQDVITLGGSGFGVMAILVGLERGFITREQASERYRKIVDYLGKADRFHGAWPHWLDGPTGKVTPFSKKDDGGDLVETAFMIQGLLTVAEYFKTGNAEEQKLVEDINSLWHDVEWDWYTQGKDVLYWHWSPNYGWEMNFPVGGYNECLIMYVLAASSPTHPIQPSVYHKGWARGGKIANDTVYYGLNTVLNFYEHNDDPTGPLFWAHYSYLGLNPKGLKDTYADYWELNRNQALIHYKYALDNPKGFKGYGEKQWGFTSSYSMNGYAGHHPGESDLGVISPTAALSSFPYTPEESMQFLKYLYTKADTLIGKYGPYDAYSETDNWYLPRYLAIDQGPIPVMIENYRTGLLWELFMKNEDVQQGLQKLGFTY
- a CDS encoding LamG-like jellyroll fold domain-containing protein: MKTYIKLIILALTVFTFNACDQNYIDEISAVAPGADEDAPEITISFPVEGTLIQVPELVASIDIKFEVTDDIEIGSISVKIDGNEIAAYSSFKDYRRSVEELTFDQVTNGEHTLVVTATDLENKSSSKTVNFQKAPPYSPLYDGEVFFMPFDNEYMEMISFKNATEVGNPGFAGTSIISGDGVNAYKGTVDSYLTFPTEGLKSTEFSAAFWYYVDANPTRAGILSTGASADSRNQGFRLFREGSATEQRIKLNVGIGTGESWNDGDVIDATAGEWVHIAFTISDTKNSIFINGAEVRSSDMTGALDWTGCENITIGAGGETFSYWNHLSDFSYIDELRFFDKALTAGEIQTIINNDKPYEPKYSGEVFYLPFEGNYMDWVTGESAGQVGTTGFNAGKSGQAFAGATDSYITFPAERFKADEFSATLWVNVNSTPDRAGIISVGASADSRNQGFRLFREGSATEQRIKLNVGTGAGESWNDGDVIDVTAGDWVHVAITISQTKNTIYFNGEEMRSSEMAGFDWTDCETLTIGAGGETFSYWNHLSDLSLFDEIRFFNKALTQAEVQAVYNDEK